The following proteins are co-located in the Onychomys torridus chromosome 6, mOncTor1.1, whole genome shotgun sequence genome:
- the Slitrk3 gene encoding SLIT and NTRK-like protein 3, whose translation MMKPSIAEMLHRGRMLWIILLSTIALGWTTPIPLIEDSEEIDEPCFDPCYCEVKESLFHIHCDSKGFTNISQITEFWSRPFKLYLQRNSMRKLYTNSFLHLNNAVSINLGNNALQDIQTGAFNGLKILKRLYLHENKLDVFRNDTFLGLESLEYLQADYNVIKRIESGAFRNLSKLRVLILNDNLIPVLPTNLFKAVSLTHLDLRGNRLKVLFYRGMLDHIGRSLMELQLEENPWNCTCEIVQLKSWLERIPYTALVGDITCETPFHFHGKDLREIKKTELCPLLSDSEVEASLGIPHLPSSKENAWPTKPSSMLSSVHFTASSVEYKSSNKQPKPTKQPRTPRPPSTSQALYPGPNQPPIAPYQTRPPIPIICPTGCTCNLHINDLGLTVNCKERGFNNISELLPRPLNAKKLYLSSNLIQKIYRSDFWNFSSLDLLHLGNNRISYVQDGAFINLPNLKSLFLNGNDIEKLTPGMFRGLQSLHYLYFEFNVIREIQPAAFSLMPNLKLLFLNNNLLRTLPTDAFAGTSLARLNLRKNYFLYLPVAGVLEHLNAIVQIDLNENPWDCTCDLVPFKQWIETISSVSVVGDVLCRTPENLTHRDVRTIELEVLCPEMLHVAPPGPSPPQPGDYDPNGGPTSASPYEFSPPGGPVPLSVLILSLLVLFLSAVFVAAGLFAYVLRRRRKKLPFRSKRQEGVDLTGIQMQCHRLFEDSGGSGGGSGGGGRPTLSSPEKAPPVGHVYEYIPHPVTQMCNNPIYKPREEEEVAASAAQEPGAAERGCPGTQPPGMGEVLLGSEQFAETPKENHSNYRTLLEKEKEWALAVSNSQLNTIVTVNHHHPHPHHSSVGGVSGVGGGTGGDLAGFRHHEKNGGVVLFPPGGGCGGGSMLLDRERPQPAPCTVGFVDCLYGTVPKLKELHVHAPGMQYPDLQQDARLKETLLFSSGKGFTDHQTPKSDYLDLRAKLQTKPDYLEVLEKTAYRF comes from the coding sequence ATGATGAAGCCGTCCATAGCTGAGATGCTTCACAGAGGGAGGATGCTGTGGATAATTCTTCTAAGCACAATCGCTCTAGGATGGACTACCCCAATCCCCCTGattgaggactcagaggaaatAGATGAGCCCTGTTTTGATCCATGCTACTGCGAAGTTAAAGAAAGCCTTTTCCACATACATTGTGACAGCAAAGGATTTACAAACATTAGTCAGATTACTGAGTTCTGGTCAAGACCTTTTAAACTGTATCTTCAGAGGAATTCAATGAGAAAATTGTACACCAatagttttcttcatttaaataatgcCGTGTCCATTAACCTTGGGAACAATGCGTTACAGGACATTCAAACCGGCGCTTTCAATGGTCTTAAGATCTTAAAGAGACTATATCTCCATGAGAACAAACTAGATGTCTTCAGAAATGACACCTTCCTTGGCTTAGAAAGTCTGGAATACCTGCAGGCAGATTACAATGTCATTAAACGTATAGAGAGTGGGGCATTTCGGAACCTAAGCAAATTGAGGGTTCTAATCTTAAATGATAATCTCATTCCTGTACTTCCAACCAATTTATTTAAGGCTGTTTCTTTAACCCATCTGGACCTCCGTGGAAACAGGTTAAAGGTTCTCTTCTACCGTGGAATGCTAGACCACATTGGCAGAAGTCTGATGGAGCTCCAGCTGGAAGAGAACCCTTGGAACTGCACCTGTGAAATTGTGCAGCTCAAGAGTTGGCTGGAGCGAATTCCTTACACAGCTCTGGTGGGAGACATCACCTGCGAGACACCTTTCCATTTCCATGGGAAGGATCTCCGTGAAATCAAGAAGACAGAACTCTGTCCATTGTTGTCTGATTCTGAGGTGGAAGCCAGTTTGGGGATTCCCCACTTACCATCAAGCAAAGAGAATGCCTGGCCAACTAAACCTTCCTCAATGTTGTCCTCTGTCCATTTTACAGCTTCTTCTGTTGAATATAAGTCCTCCAATAAGCAGCCAAAACCCACCAAACAGCCCCGAACACCCAGACCACCATCTACATCCCAGGCTCTATACCCCGGTCCAAATCAACCTCCCATTGCCCCCTATCAGACCAGACCACCTATTCCCATTATATGTCCTACTGGGTGTACGTGTAATTTGCATATCAATGACCTTGGCTTGACTGTCAACTGCAAAGAACGAGGATTTAACAACATCTCTGAACTCCTTCCAAGACCCTTGAATGCTAAGAAGCTCTACCTGAGCAGCAATCTGATTCAGAAGATATACCGCTCTGatttttggaatttttcttctttggatCTCTTGCACCTGGGGAACAATCGCATTTCTTATGTCCAGGATGGAGCTTTCATCAACCTGCCCAACCTGAAGAGTCTCTTTCTCAACGGCAATGATATAGAAAAGCTGACACCAGGTATGTTCCGAGGTTTACAGAGCTTGCATTACTTGTACTTCGAATTCAATGTCATCCGGGAAATCCAGCCTGCAGCCTTCAGCCTCATGCCCAACTTGAAGCTGTTATTTCTCAACAATAACTTGCTGAGGACCCTGCCAACTGATGCCTTTGCAGGTACATCCCTGGCTCGGCTCAACTTGAGGAAGAACTACTTCCTCTACCTGCCAGTAGCTGGCGTCCTTGAACACTTGAATGCCATCGTGCAGATAGATCTCAATGAGAATCCTTGGGACTGCACTTGTGACCTGGTCCCCTTTAAACAGTGGATCGAAACCATCAGCTCAGTCAGCGTGGTAGGGGATGTACTCTGTAGGACCCCCGAGAACCTCACCCACCGTGATGTGCGCACTATTGAGCTGGAAGTGTTATGCCCAGAGATGCTGCATGTTGCACCACCTGGGCCATCCCCACCTCAGCCTGGAGATTATGACCCCAATGGAGGACCCACAAGTGCTTCACCATATGAGTTCTCTCCTCCTGGGGGCCCTGTGCCGCTTTCTGTGTTGATTCTCAGCCTGCTGGTTCTGTTCTTGTCAGCTGTGTTTGTTGCAGCAGGTCTCTTTGCCTATGTGCTCCGTCGGCGGAGGAAGAAGCTGCCCTTTAGAAGCAAGCGGCAAGAAGGTGTGGACCTTACAGGAATCCAGATGCAATGTCACCGGTTGTTTGAGGATAgtgggggcagtggtggtgggagTGGAGGTGGAGGTCGACCAACTCTGTCCTCTCCGGAGAAAGCCCCTCCCGTGGGTCATGTGTATGAGTACATCCCGCACCCAGTTACCCAGATGTGTAACAACCCCATCTACAAGCCTcgagaggaggaagaagtggccgCCTCAGCAGCCCAGGAACCGGGAGCTGCAGAACGTGGATGCCCTGGGACACAGCCACCAGGAATGGGTGAGGTGCTCTTAGGAAGTGAGCAGTTTGCAGAAACACCCAAGGAGAACCACAGCAACTACCGGACCTTGCTGGAAAAAGAGAAGGAGTGGGCCCTGGCGGTTTCCAACTCCCAACTTAACACCATAGTGACGGTGAACCATcaccaccctcaccctcaccactCCTCAGTTGGTGGGGTTTCAGGGGTAGGTGGAGGGACAGGGGGAGATTTGGCTGGGttccgccaccatgagaagaatgGTGGGGTGGTGCTGTTTCCCCCTGGGGGAGGTTGTGGTGGTGGCAGTATGCTGCTAGACCGTGAGAGGCCACAGCCTGCTCCATGCACAGTGGGATTTGTGGACTGTCTCTATGGCACAGTGCCCAAATTAAAGGAACTACATGTCCACGCCCCTGGCATGCAATATCCAGACTTACAGCAGGACGCCAGGCTCAAAGAAACCCTTCTCTTCTCATCTGGAAAGGGCTTCACAGACCACCAAACCCCCAAAAGTGATTACCTCGACTTAAGGGCCAAACTTCAAACTAAGCCGGATTACCTCGAAGTTCTGGAGAAGACAGCATACAGGTTCtaa